The Desulfovibrio sp. JC022 nucleotide sequence GGGCAGCCAGTGGGCAGTCCACGGTCAAGGCATTCAGGCTGAAATTGAAATTTGATGATGGTCAGGGAGTTACGATTGTCGAGAGGTTTCCTTATGCCACGGAATAATTTTGACAAAGATTCAAAGGGAGTAGTGCTGGTCATTGTTTTGGTTTTGTTTATGGCTTTATCCAGCCTGACTTTGATGACTATTGAAGTCAGCTCCCGCGGTGCAGTAGAAGCCAGTCGGATGCGCAATGAATATGAAGCCGGGTTCAAAGCTGAGGAGGCTTTGTATATGGCTTATGATTTGTTGAAGGACGATAAAACTCCTTTTTCGGATACTCCACGTGAAAGGTGGGTTCGCAAATTCAAGGATGACGGTCTGGAAATAGAAATAATACCCTGCAATGCAAAGATAAATGCCAATGATTTTGTGAGAAGGAGGGATAGACAAAAAAGCCTTCTGATTTTAGGTCGAATGCTCGGCAGGGGAATGGATGTTAAATCCATGGCCGGCAGTCTATCTATTTGGATTGGGGTCAACATTAATTCCAAGCTGGCTAAGATGGATAATTTCTTTTATTCCTCCCAGTTCCCCGCATATTCTCCGCGTGGCAGCTATTTGAAAACTCCGGAAGAGATATTGCTCGTCCGCGGCTGGTCCGATCTGGGGCGGGAATGGGTGGATGATCATTTTACGGTCTGGGGTTCTGGGAAGATCAATATAAATTTTGCATCCCGTGAAACCCTGCTGGCATATCTGCCTGAACTGGGTAAACGGGTGGACAGTATAATGCATTGGCGCAGGACACGGGGATTTACTGATATCAGTCAGGTTCTTTCAGTTACCGGATTGTCTGCCGACTCAGATACCTATCTCGACATGTCAAATAATTTTGGCGTCAATTCGAAATATTTCGAGGTCAAGGTGGGTGCCACCGTAGGTGACTGCACCGTGGTTAAGCGGTATATTATTTCTCGCGATAACAGTTTGGAGATCGGGGAGTGCTCTCTGGTCTACCAGAACGATCTTTCCGTAACCTTTGCGGAAGACCAATAAATAGACAAACACACTGCTAAAAGGTATAGGACAAAGCCATAGATGGCCTTTAATAAACAAAAGATAGTATATTTCCTCTCATTCAAGGGAAATGAGCATCAGTGGATGATGTTTGACGGCAAAAGCCTTACCGAATCGGAAGGTCCTGCTGAAAAGAACAGACATCCGGTGGTTGCCCTTTTGCCTGATCCCCTTTTCTTTTTCTTTAAGCCCCGTGGAGCTATCAAATCCCGTCACGCCAAGTCCGCGACCATGATGCAGATGAATTATTCCTTTCCTGTGCAGGAAGAGGAGTTCAAGGTATTGCGTCCTTCCGGAGACGCCGTACTGGGCTATATCGGTCATTATTTGTTGGATCGTTTTCTGGAGCGGCATCGTGATGTTCTTGCCAAAGCAACGGTCCTTACTTCCGCTTTTACCGTCAGCTGGAGAGCAGCGGTTGCAGAAGGTTTATCTGTCTGGAGCTGGAAAGGGCAGGGTATGCGTATTCTTGCCTGCGGTGATGAACTTACTTATTTCCGTGGCGGTGACGAGGAGTTCAAAAGCAGATTTGATCGTTTCGGGCTGGATGGTGATCCGGAATTGATGAATTTGGATAAAGCCTGTGAGGTTTTTGCCAGAAAGAAAATCCGTTGGGCCAGACTTAATCTGGTGAACGGGCTCCGGTCAGGTTCCGGTTCTGACAAGTCTGTGACTATTGATTACAAACCCTACGCGGTAGCTGCGGTGCTGGTTTCGCTGATAGGTCTGTTTTTTATTGCCGGGCAGTATCACCGCTGGCAGCAAAGCC carries:
- a CDS encoding general secretion pathway protein GspK, giving the protein MPRNNFDKDSKGVVLVIVLVLFMALSSLTLMTIEVSSRGAVEASRMRNEYEAGFKAEEALYMAYDLLKDDKTPFSDTPRERWVRKFKDDGLEIEIIPCNAKINANDFVRRRDRQKSLLILGRMLGRGMDVKSMAGSLSIWIGVNINSKLAKMDNFFYSSQFPAYSPRGSYLKTPEEILLVRGWSDLGREWVDDHFTVWGSGKININFASRETLLAYLPELGKRVDSIMHWRRTRGFTDISQVLSVTGLSADSDTYLDMSNNFGVNSKYFEVKVGATVGDCTVVKRYIISRDNSLEIGECSLVYQNDLSVTFAEDQ